In Elstera cyanobacteriorum, the genomic stretch TGTGCCCGCCCTTCACCAAGGCGCGCAGCAACGATATCGACCGGCAGGTTGCCGAAACCCTGGTGCTCGATCCGACGCTCTACGCCCGCGCCCTGCCCGCGCCGACGATTGCTAAGAAAAACTGACGTTTCGCGCTTGCATCGTGGTCGGCGGTCGCTATACTCCGCGCTCCCTTGCGGTCATACCGCCGGGGAACGGCCGTGCCCAGGCAAACGGACAGCCTGGCCGACCGGAACCCAAATCCCCCGAATGGAGGCCCAAATGTCCAAGATGAAGACGAAGAGCGGCGCCAAGAAGCGTTTCCGCTTCACCGCCACGGGCAAGATCAAGTTCGGTGTCGCTGGTAAGCGTCACGGCATGAGCAAGCGCTCCACCAAGTTCATCCGTCAGGCACGCCGGACG encodes the following:
- the rpmI gene encoding 50S ribosomal protein L35, whose translation is MSKMKTKSGAKKRFRFTATGKIKFGVAGKRHGMSKRSTKFIRQARRTEVMSESDQLLVLKYMPYNR